One window of Nocardia nova SH22a genomic DNA carries:
- a CDS encoding alpha/beta fold hydrolase — translation MVAIAADLSRAARNVWAVSFGDGIEPYLPAPSTPISEEPHNRLLRYDRAEPATGNPVLLVPPLAVTPACFDLRDGQSLVRYLLGIGKQPYVVDYGDFDYGDRELGLEHWTHGIVPDAVRRVAAAHDRPVDVIGWSLGGVLAMLAAAADADLPVASVTGLATPFDQRHTPFLVPVRMAGRVTGGRGVAMATRLLGGAPRELVRLGFRLQAFDRELTRPLFIARHAADTEALARMEAVDRFMATMPGYPGRSLWQIYRSLVLRNELADGTVRLRSDLVVELAKLTCRVLLIGSRTDMLVPARSVRRGPELLTGASEVRFTEVTGGHLGLMVGPQAAVSTWPAIGEFLGD, via the coding sequence GTGGTCGCAATCGCCGCTGATCTGTCACGTGCCGCACGCAATGTGTGGGCGGTGTCGTTCGGTGACGGCATCGAGCCGTACCTGCCCGCCCCCTCGACCCCGATCAGCGAGGAACCGCACAACCGGCTGCTGCGCTACGACCGCGCCGAACCCGCGACCGGCAATCCGGTCCTGCTGGTGCCGCCGCTCGCGGTGACACCGGCCTGTTTCGATCTTCGTGACGGGCAGAGCCTGGTCCGGTATCTGCTCGGAATCGGCAAGCAGCCGTACGTCGTCGATTACGGCGACTTCGATTACGGCGACCGCGAACTCGGACTCGAACACTGGACCCACGGCATCGTGCCGGACGCGGTGCGCCGGGTCGCCGCCGCACACGACCGTCCCGTCGACGTGATCGGCTGGTCGCTCGGCGGGGTTCTCGCGATGCTCGCCGCGGCGGCCGATGCCGATCTGCCGGTAGCCTCCGTCACCGGTCTCGCCACCCCGTTCGATCAGCGTCACACGCCGTTCCTGGTTCCGGTGCGGATGGCGGGCCGGGTGACCGGTGGTCGCGGTGTCGCGATGGCGACCCGGCTACTCGGTGGCGCGCCACGGGAACTGGTTCGATTGGGGTTCCGGCTGCAGGCCTTCGACCGAGAGTTGACCAGGCCGCTGTTCATCGCCCGGCATGCGGCCGATACCGAGGCGCTGGCGCGGATGGAGGCGGTCGACCGGTTCATGGCGACCATGCCCGGCTATCCCGGCCGATCGCTCTGGCAGATCTATCGCAGCCTGGTCCTGCGAAACGAGTTGGCGGACGGGACTGTTCGGTTGCGCTCGGATCTGGTCGTGGAGCTGGCCAAACTCACCTGCCGGGTGCTGCTGATCGGCAGTCGCACCGACATGCTCGTGCCCGCCAGGTCGGTTCGCCGCGGACCGGAACTGCTCACCGGGGCGTCCGAGGTGCGTTTCACCGAGGTGACCGGCGGACATCTGGGCCTGATGGTCGGACCGCAGGCCGCGGTCTCGACCTGGCCCGCGATCGGAGAGTTCCTGGGAGACTGA